From the Pungitius pungitius chromosome 6, fPunPun2.1, whole genome shotgun sequence genome, one window contains:
- the setd6 gene encoding N-lysine methyltransferase setd6, which translates to MMATQAKRPKIGDGPAMNPLQDFLRWCNTVGLVLCNKVCVSKEGTVAEYGMLATDDIEEGEVLFTVPRSALLHQDTTAVSVVLEKERSSLESPSGWVPLLLALLYEYTSPQSHWRPYLSLWTDFKTLDHPMFWSKEERDKLLRATGIPEAVDTDLANIQREYTDVVLPFIAKHPDLWNPDTHTLDLYTQLVAFVMAYSFQEPQEEEEEEEDSDDDDDKAPNPPMMVPMADMLNHVSNHNANLEFTLDSLKMVCVRPIRRGEEVFNTYGQMANWQLLHMYGFTEPHRGNSNDTADIPVRNFYKVAAQGAQSELDRQLVEEKEVVLRQVMQEKEAFVFGKEGCLTDSELQSALKVLCMSKEDFSEFKDNEGWEEDEDEDVSLAFSNEGLPGLKASWKWLIHRAAGLTLKSYEEEQDVKSDQELMEDRVAFEGLSSRKRNALQVRCGQKSILHRLMELTGS; encoded by the exons ATGATGGCAACCCAAGCGAAACGACCCAAG ATCGGTGACGGTCCAGCGATGAATCCGCTGCAGGACTTTCTACGGTGGTGCAACACAGTCGGCTTGGTTCTCTGCAACAAG gtgtgtgtgagcaaagAGGGGACCGTGGCAGAGTACGGGATGCTGGCCACGGACGACATTGAGGAGGGAGAGGTTTTATTCACCGTCCCCCGATCGGCTCTCCTCCACCAGGACACCACAGCGGTCTCCGTCGTGCTGGAGAAAG AGAGGTCCTCTCTGGAGAGCCCGTCCGGTTGGGTCCCCCTGCTGCTGGCTCTGCTCTATGAATACACGTCTCCGCAGTCCCACTGGAGACCCTACCTCTCTCTGTGGACCGACTTCAAGACACTGGACCACCCCATGTTCTG GTCtaaggaggagagggacaaaCTGTTGAGGGCAACAGGTATTCCAGAGGCTGTGGACACCGACCTGGCTAACATTCAGAGGGAATACACTGACGTGGTCCTTCCCTTCATCGCCAAGCATCCCGACCTGTGGAACcctgacactcacacactggaCCTCTACACCCAGCTGGTGGCCTTCGTCATGGCCTACAG TTTCCAAGAGccacaagaggaggaggaggaggaggaggatagtgacgacgacgacgacaaggCCCCAAACCCACCAATGATGGTTCCCATGGCCGACATGCTTAACCATGTGTCTAATCACAATGCTAATCTGGAGTTTACACTG GACAGTTTGAAGATGGTTTGCGTGCGCCCGATCCGCAGAGGCGAAGAAGTGTTTAACACCTACGGCCAGATGGCCAACTGGCAGCTGCTGCACATGTACGGCTTCACGGAGCCTCATCGGGGGAACAGCAACGACACCGCCGACATCCCCGTCCGCAACTTCTACAAGGTCGCCGCACAAG GTGCTCAGTCCGAACTGGACcggcagctggtggaggagaaggaggtggtgcTGCGTCAGGTGATGCAAGAGAAGGAAGCCTTTGTCTTTGGGAAAGAAGGCTGCCTTACAGACTCAGAGCTACAGAGTGCGCTCAAG GTGCTGTGCATGTCAAAGGAGGATTTCTCAGAGTTTAAAGACAACGAAGGatgggaggaagatgaggacgaAGACGTTTCTCTTGCTTTCTCTAACGAGGGTCTGCCTGGATTGAAGGCTTCCTGGAAGTGGCTCATCCACAGGGCTGCAGGTCTGACTCTGAAGTCctacgaggaggagcaggatgtGAAGAGCGAccaggagctgatggaggacagGGTGGCGTTTGAAGGACTGAGCAGCAGGAAGCGTAACGCCCTGCAGGTGCGCTGTGGACAGAAGAGCATCCTGCACAGGCTGATGGAGCTCACTGGCTCGTGA